The Aphelocoma coerulescens isolate FSJ_1873_10779 chromosome 14, UR_Acoe_1.0, whole genome shotgun sequence genome has a window encoding:
- the ALG1 gene encoding chitobiosyldiphosphodolichol beta-mannosyltransferase: MAAAGPWPWPGLWPWPAVTGAVLGLLVLLLWRRRRAGGAGRVCVAVLGDLGRSPRMQYHALALARHGREVALLGYLQNRPHRDVLRSENIRLVPVAELRGLRVGPKLFQYVLKVLVQSVQLLYTLLRIEQPSYILLQNPPGLPSIAVAWVAGLFWGSKLIIDWHNYGYTIMSLSHGRNHPLVLIAKWYEKLFGRLSDYNLCVTDAMKKDLWVNFKIKAVTLYDKPASYFKETPLDLQHNLFMKLAKDYEPFKPRAVNPSAEGSAFTERDGKSGNVVKTRGRPALLISSTSWTEDEDFSVLLRALEDYERFIKEGAKLPALVCVITGKGPLKDYYNGLIQKLHFKHIQICTPWLEAEDYPLLLGSADLGVCLHQSSSGLDLPMKVVDMFGCCLPVCAIHFECLHELVKHNENGLIFRDSKELAEQLKMLFLEFPNVEGKLHSFRENLRVSRQLRWDESWDQIVLPLLGNKE; this comes from the exons ATGGCGGCAGCGGGGCCGTGGCCGTGGCCGGGGCTGTGGCCATGGCCGGCGGTGACGGGCGCGGTGCTGggcctgctggtgctgctgctgtggcggcggcggcgggcgggcggcgcgggccggGTGTGCGTGGCCGTGCTGGGGGACCTGGGCCGCAGCCCGCGGATGCAGTACCACGCGTTGGCGCTGGCCCGGCACGGGCGCGAGGTCGCTCTGCTGGGCTACCTCC AGAACCGGCCGCACCGGGACGTGCTGCGCAGCGAGAACATCCGGCTGGTGCCCGTGGCGGAGCTGCGCGGGCTGCGAG TGGGTCCAAAGCTTTTCCAGTATGTCCTAAAGGTTCTTGTGCAGTCAGTGCAGTTACTGTACACATTGCTGAGGATAGAACAGCCATCCTATATTCTTCTTCAG AATCCCCCAGGCTTACCCAGTATAGCTGTTGCCTGGGTGGCAGGACTGTTCTGGGGGAGCAAACTCATCATTGATTGGCACAACTATGGATACACCATCATGAGCCTGAGTCATGGGAGGAACCACCCGCTAGTCCTGATTGCAAAATG GTACGAAAAGCTTTTTGGGCGCTTGTCTGACTATAACCTGTGTGTCACTGATGCCATGAAAAAAGATCTCTGGGTGAATTTCAAGATCAA GGCTGTAACTTTGTATGACAAACCAGCATCTTATTTTAAGGAAACACCACTGGACCTCCAACACAATTTGTTCATGAAACTTGCCAAGGACTATGAGCCTTTCAAACCACG AGCTGTCAATCCCAGTGCCGAGGGATCGGCCTTCACCGAGAGGgatgggaaaagtgggaatgtgGTGAAGACCAGGGGCCGGCCAGCCCTTCTCAtcagcagcaccagctggaCAG AGGATGAAGACTTCTCAGTCCTTTTGAGAGCTTTAGAAG ATTATGAGAGGTTTATCAAGGAGGGAGCCAAGCTTCCAGCTTTAGTGTGTGTGATAACAG GTAAAGGACCTCTAAAAGATTACTACAATGGACTGATCCAGAAACTGCACTTTAAGCATATCCAGATTTGTACACCATGGCTGGAAGCTGAGGATTACCCTCTTCTGCTTG GCTCAGCAGACCTGGGGGTGTGTCTCCATCAATCCTCCAGTGGTTTGGATTTGCCCATGAAGGTGGTGGATATGTTTGGCTGCTGTTTGCCTGTGTGTGCAATACATTTTGAATG TTTACATGAGCTGGTGAAACACAATGAGAATGGTCTGATATTCAGGGACTCGAAGGAACTCGCAGAACAACTGAAG ATGCTTTTCTTGGAATTCCCTAACGTGGAAGGGAAACTTCACAGCTTCCGAGAGAACCTGCGAGTGTCCCGGCAGCTGCGCTGGGACGAGAGCTGGGACCAGATCGTCCTTCCCTTGCTGGGGAACAAGGAATGA